From a single Capsicum annuum cultivar UCD-10X-F1 chromosome 12, UCD10Xv1.1, whole genome shotgun sequence genomic region:
- the LOC107851452 gene encoding NAD(P)H-quinone oxidoreductase subunit O, chloroplastic, translated as MSFSAALHTSFTYSSSFSQTRTRKRRINYSPFIIKAENNSSEPKENNEKPKSQQAAAVATAIETSSTTTTATKPKKPVYSMKKGQIVRVDKEKYLNSINYLSVDHPPYYKGLDYIYEDRGEVLDIRIFETGEYALIGWIGIPTAPAWLPTEMLIKSDKLDYERI; from the exons ATGTCTTTCTCTGCAGCATTACACACCTCCTTCACATACTCAtcatctttttcacaaacaagaacaagaaaaagaagaatcaatTATAGCCCTTTTATTATTAAAGCAGAAAATAATTCCTCTGaaccaaaagaaaataatgagaagCCAAAATCTCAACAAGCTGCTGCTGTGGCAACAGCAATTGAAACTTCCTCTACAACAACTACTGCAACTAAGCCTAAAAAACCTGTCTATTCTA TGAAGAAAGGTCAAATAGTCAGAGTGGATAAGGAGAAGTATCTCAATAGCATCAAT TATTTGTCTGTTGATCATCCACCTTATTACAAAGGCCTGGACTACATATATGAAGACCGTGGCGAG GTATTGGATATTCGCATATTCGAGACAGGAGAATATGCActt ATTGGATGGATTGGAATACCAACTGCACCAGCTTGGCTTCCAACAGAGATGCTAATTAAG TCTGATAAGCTGGATTACGAGAGAATATAG
- the LOC124885309 gene encoding uncharacterized protein LOC124885309 has product MAVTRNSAADPSTTTAAPGNTPTSAGTIEIDHNHPLNLHPNDTPVHDQWERVNAVVLSWIMNSIRKDLLSSIIHASDAHNVWIDLKERFDKVNGSRVFYLHREIVTLSQGTLSVADYFSRMRTLWDEFDAFMPSPRCSYPESRSYAQRVLQFLMGLNETYSQCRSQILLMTPVPSISKVYSMIVDHESQRSIASSSSVGRLSDTLDAAALFNYKLGYKGKGGYLGPGDSGGTSLVKTTSIYEGRPPASTYKGAPQKKTPVVCEFCGYNGHTKDQCFKPNRINDPCTIH; this is encoded by the exons ATGGCGGTTACTCGAAACTCAGCTGCAGATCCTTCAACTACAACTGCAGCACCTGGAAATACACCTACTTCAGCTGGTACAATTGAAATTGACCACAATCATCCGCTGAATTTGCATCCAAACGACACTCCAG TACATGATCAGTGGGAGAGAGTTAATGCTGTTGTTTTGTCATGGATTATGAATTCAATACGAAAGGATCTGTTGAGTAGTATTATCCATGCCTCTGATGCTCATAATGTGTGGATAGATTTAAAGGAAAGGTTTGATAAGGTGAATGGCTCTAGAGTATTCTACTTGCATAGAGAAATTGTGACCCTCTCTCAGGGAACTCTGTCAGTTGCTGattatttttctcgaatgagaacTCTTTGGGATGAATTTGATGCTTTTATGCCTTCTCCTAGATGTAGCTACCCTGAATCTAGAAGTTATGCCCAAAGAGTATTACAGTTCCTAATGGGTCTAAATGAAACATACTCCCAGTGTAGAAGCCAAATCCTATTAATGACCCCTGTACCATCCATTAGCAAAGTGTACTCCATGATTGTGGATCATGAAAGTCAGAGATCCATAGCTTCTAGTTCCTCTGTGGGTCGTCTTAGTGATACACTTGATGCAGCAGCTCTCTTTAACTATAAACTAGGTTACAAAGGCAAAGGTGGATATCTAGGTCCTGGTGATTCAGGAGGTACAAGTTTAGTTAAGACTACAAGTATCTATGAGGGAAGACCACCAGCTTCCACCTATAAAGGTGCTCCACAGAAAAAAACACCAGTGGTTTGTGAGTTCTGTGGTTATAATGGTCATACTAAGGATCAATGTTTCAAGCCAAATCGTATTAATGACCCCTGTACCATCCATTAG